The Drosophila innubila isolate TH190305 chromosome 3R unlocalized genomic scaffold, UK_Dinn_1.0 2_E_3R, whole genome shotgun sequence genome has a segment encoding these proteins:
- the LOC117792934 gene encoding homeobox protein prospero, producing MMSSEEYDADCFGLYSDENDVLLKATTLASTTTATPTISSSETEADSKQQPPQQAKSVTIVLPPQPLQASNGRTTPTPTSIPIPIPTLIQATINGASDNAANCGEAEKYSKGSDNDNDNDGDDVDNENETENTKAHDEGDSDSDDVVVIEGNSKATSAAAAAAASANSNCRSRSRSRSRSSRRNAHKRQISQSTAVGKTTTCAAKKPATLASTPTPTTIKVVSNCSNNSNLVRNRRTRTRSLSKDNISNNISHNSSNTISNCNLIASSVGNSVNNNGCSNGGATATAAFMSSAAAAAASAASGALYNNNNNNINNNNTSSNPATGATGAATATTATGAAATSALSGSSSPGSVNSASSLLTAAFGNLFGGSSAKMLNELFGRQMKQAQDATSGLPQSLDNAMLAAAMETATSAELLSAAGLVSSLNTSKLLNNNNNNNNNTTPLSNGSNNASISPGSAHSSTPKGGNSRRVSNCSDRSLDGHLAAGDVAGGSPPRAASVSSLNGGASSNTNEQQQQQQLLQHDLVAHHMLRNILQGKKELMQLDQELRTAMQQQQQQQQQQQQQQQQQQHQEKQQQELHSKLNNNNSVAATNNNNNNNNNNVVTESINLIEDSEMSEIKIKSEPELMQATPQAPHSPHGGSSHSHSSSSSSNSSNHSHSHSNSHSNSHSNSHNSSSNSIASNESLRRKSSDSLDSMQREERATLATTTTTTEPQLVNETLPNKKEAVDVDMLDEVEMLGLGHSRNSDLESLASPSHSDILLLDNSKDEVLDNDDIIEDDDDDDEDDDDCIETKRESNPSSGCLKKPGMELKRARVEHIVSSMRCSPTATPQAGQLQVNGCKKRKLYQPQQHAMERYVAAAAGLNFGLNLQSMMLDQDDSESNELESPQIQQKRVEKNALKSQLRSMQEQLAEMQQKYVQLCTRMEQESECQDLDNDHEQDIESLEPEAEAEPEQEPEQEQEHQNDDIELSHSPTLSESTPKETAERAGSSSPTLKVQGSSSSSKSTNDNATATTPNMLTQMMSKMMSGKLQQHNPLVGVTHPALPQGFPPLLQHMGDMSHAAAMYQQFFFEQEARMAKEAVEQQQQQQQQQQQQQQQQQQQQQQQQQEQQRRFEQEQEQQRRKEEQQQQLQRQQQHLQQLQQQQQLEQHVAAAAPRVQLHPPARLPTRMGGAAAHNALKSELSEKFQMLRQQNSNSNNNSSNNNNSSMMRMSGTDLEGLADVLKSEITTSLSALVDTIVTRFVHQRRLFSKQADSVTAAAEQLNKDLMLASQILDRKSPRTKVVADRGNAGAQNGSTPATQSGNNGSLLLANSQMPSQQQQQQQQQQLQGSSQGNSSNAQQQQQQQLAQQQQAAQQQQQQSQVMSAMAAAQQQLPNCQQLIAAPRLNGNQLSFASPAAAAAAAMGLQMHHAAAAAAMQQQQQQQQQHQQQQQQQQAGEAAVAGSNVANNVNQSNATNNSLSSLNIPPPHIRPSPTAAAMFQAPKTPQGMNPVAAAALYNSMTGPFCLPSDQQQQQQQQQQQAAQQQQQAAQQQQAAQQQQQNAQQTQQQLEQNEALSLVVTPKKKRHKVTDTRITPRTVSRILAQDGVVPPSGQAAAAAAAVAAAQQQQQQQQHQQQQQQQQQQQQQQSNNSSNNNISNNNNNNATPAQSPTGRGQSTGTYHPPPPPPPPMMPVSLPTSVAIPNPSLHESKVFSPYSPFFNPHAAPGPHGPPHGGQPTAAQLHHQHHHQLQLSSSPPGSLGALMDSRDSPPLPHPPTMLHPALLAAAHHGGSPDYKTCLRAVMDAQDRQSECNSADMQFDGMQPTSSTLTPMHLRKAKLMFFWVRYPSSAVLKMYFPDIKFNKNNTAQLVKWFSNFREFYYIQMEKYARQAVTEGIKTPDDLLIAGDSELYRVLNLHYNRNNHIEVPQNFRFVVEQTLREFFRAIQGGKDTEQSWKKSIYKIISRMDDPVPEYFKSPNFLEQLE from the exons ATGATGTCATCAGAGGAGTACGACGCGGACTGTTTTGGTTTGTACAGCGATGAGAATGATGTGCTgctaaaagcaacaacattagcatcaacaacaacagcaacaccaacaatatCATCATCCGAGACAGAGGCTGATTCTAAGCAGCAACCCCCACAGCAGGCAAAGAGCGTGACAATTGTGCTGCCACCGCAGCCGCTGCAGGCAAGCAACGGCCGCAcgacaccaacaccaacatcaataccaataccaataccaacacTAATACAAGCAACAATTAACGGTGCCAGCGACAACGCGGCGAATTGCGGCGAAGCGGAGAAATATAGCAAaggcagcgacaacgacaacgacaacgacggcgacgacgtcGACAACGAGAACGAGACCGAGAACACGAAAGCGCACGACGAGGGCGATTCTGACTCGGACGACGTCGTTGTAATCGAAGGCAACAGCAAGGcgacgtcagcagcagcagcagcagcagcgtcagcCAACAGTAActgccgcagtcgcagtcgcagtcgtaGTCGTAGTAGTCGCCGTAACGCACACAAACGGCAAATCAGTCAGTCTACGGCCGTCGGTAAGACAACAACGTGCGCGGCTAAAAAACCAGCGACTTTAGcgtcaacgccaacgccaacaacaataaaagtagTCAGCAATTGTAGCAACAACTCGAACTTGGTGAGAAATCGTCGCACGCGCACACGATCCTTGAGCAAAGACAATATCAGTAACAATATCAGTCATAATAGCAGTAATACGATtagtaattgtaatttaatcgCTAGCAGTGTTGGTAATAGTGTTAATAACAACGGCTGCAGCAACGGCGGCGCAACGGCAACCGCTGCCTTCATGAGTAgcgctgctgcggctgctgcgaGTGCCGCTAGTGGTGCactctataataataataataataacatcaataacaacaacacaagtTCAAATCCAGCAACTGGAGCAACCggagcggcaacagcaacaacagcaactggagcagcagcaaccagtGCTTTGTCCGGCTCAAGTTCGCCGGGCTCTGTGAATTCCGCCTCCTCGTTGTTAACGGCTGCCTTTGGCAATCTATTTGGAGGCTCCTCCGCAAAGATGTTAAACGAATTGTTCGGTAGACAAATGAAACAGGCGCAGGATGCCACCAGTGGTTTGCCACAGAGTCTGGACAATGCCATGTTGGCGGCAGCTATGGAGACAGCAACCAGTGCCGAGTTGCTGAGTGCTGCTGGCCTGGTCAGCAGTCTCAATACCAGTAAATTgctcaataacaacaacaacaataacaacaacaccacacCGCTcagcaatggcagcaacaatgcCTCAATCTCACCTGGATCCGCACACTCCTCCACGCCCAAAGGCGGCAACAGTCGCCGTGTCTCCAATTGCAGTGATCGATCGCTCGATGGACACTTGGCAGCTGGCGATGTTGCTGGCGGGTCACCGCCTCGGGCGGCCTCAGTAAGTTCATTGAATGGTGgcgccagcagcaacaccaatgaacagcagcagcagcagcagttgttgcAACATGATTTGGTGGCACATCATATGCTGCGCAACATATTGCAAGGCAAGAAGGAGCTAATGCAACTCGATCAGGAGCTGCGCACGgccatgcaacaacaacagcagcagcagcaacaacagcagcagcagcaacaacagcaacaacatcaggagaagcagcagcaggaactgCATTCCAagttgaacaacaacaacagcgttgCTGCcaccaacaataataataataacaacaacaacaacgttgtcACTGAGAGCATCAATTTGATTGAGGACAGCGAAATGTCGGAGATTAAAATCAAAAGTGAGCCGGAACTGATGCAAGCAACGCCGCAAGCGCCACACTCGCCACACGGCGGCAGCAGCCAcagtcacagcagcagcagcagcagcaacagcagcaaccacagccacagtcacagcaacagtcacagcaacagtcacagcaacagtcacaacagcagcagcaacagcattgcCAGCAATGAGAGTTTGCGACGCAAGTCCTCCGATTCCCTCGACAGCATGCAACGTGAGGAGCGTGCAacactggcaacaacaacaacaacaacagagccACAGCTGGTAAATGAAACGTTGCCCAACAAAAAGGAAGCTGTCGATGTGGATATGCTCGATGAGGTGGAGATGTTGGGTTTGGGACATTCCCGCAACTCGGATCTGGAATCGCTGGCATCGCCAAGCCACTCGGATATATTGCTGCTGGACAACAGTAAGGACGAGGTGCTGGACAACGATGACATCATcgaggacgacgacgacgatgacgaggACGATGATGACTGCATCGAGACAAAGCGTGAGTCAAATCCCAGCTCCGGCTGCCTCAAGAAGCCCGGCATGGAGCTGAAACGTGCCCGTGTCGAGCACATTGTGTCGAGCATGCGATGCAGTCCCACGGCCACGCCCCAGGCCGGACAGCTCCAGGTGAATGGTTGCAAGAAGCGTAAGCTGTATCAGCCGCAGCAACATGCCATGGAACGGtatgtggcagctgcagctggtCTCAATTTTGGTCTCAATCTGCAGAGCATGATGCTCGACCAGGACGACAGTGAGTCCAATGAGCTGGAGTCTCCGCAGATCCAACAGAAGCGCGTCGAGAAGAATGCGCTCAAGTCGCAGCTGCGCTCCATGCAGGAGCAGCTGGCGGAGATGCAACAGAAGTATGTGCAGCTTTGCACCCGCATGGAGCAGGAGTCCGAGTGCCAGGATCTTGACAATGATCACGAGCAGGACATTGAGAGCTTGGAgccagaagcagaagcagaaccAGAACAAGAACcagagcaggagcaggagcatcAGAACGATGACATCGAACTCTCACATTCGCCCACGCTCAGCGAGTCCACGCCCAAGGAGACGGCGGAGAGGGCGGGCTCCAGTTCGCCCACGTTGAAGGTGcagggcagcagcagcagcagcaagagcaCCAACGACAATGCGACAGCAACCACGCCCAACATGCTCACCCAGATGATGAGCAAGATGATGTCCggcaagttgcaacaacacaATCCCCTCGTGGGCGTAACGCATCCCGCCTTGCCACAAGGATTCCCGCCACTGTTGCAGCACATGGGCGACATGTCGCATGCGGCAGCAATGTATCAGCAATTCTTCTTCGAGCAGGAGGCACGCATGGCCAAAGAGGCAgttgagcagcagcaacaacagcagcaacagcaacaacagcagcagcagcagcaacaacagcaacagcagcagcaacaacaggagcagcagcgtCGTTTTgagcaggaacaggagcaacaGCGACGCAAagaggagcaacagcaacagttgcaaagacagcagcagcacttgcaacaattgcaacagcaacagcagctggagcaaCATGTTGCCGCTGCGGCACCACGCGTTCAATTGCATCCGCCCGCCCGCCTGCCCACACGTATGGGCGGGGCTGCTGCCCACAATGCCCTCAAATCGGAACTGTCCGAGAAATTCCAGATGCTGCGACAAcagaacagcaacagcaacaacaacagcagcaataacaacaacagctcaaTGATGCGGATGTCCGGTACAGACTTGGAGGGTCTCGCCGATGTCCTTAAGTCGGAGATAACCACATCGCTATCCGCATTGGTGGACACCATTGTCACGAGGTTCGTGCATCAGCGACGTCTGTTCAGCAAGCAGGCGGACTCggtgacagcagcagcggagCAGCTCAACAAGGATCTGATGTTGGCATCCCAAATTCTTGATCGCAAATCGCCGCGCACCAAAGTTGTTGCCGATCGCGGCAATGCGGGCGCCCAGAATGGTTCGACGCCAGCAACACAATCAGGTAATAATGGTTCACTTCTTCTAGCTAATAGTCAAATGCCctcgcagcaacagcaacagcagcagcagcaacagttgcagggGAGCAGTCAGGGTAATAGCAGCaatgcacagcagcagcagcagcaacaacttgcacagcaacagcaggctgcacagcagcaacagcagcaatcgcAAGTCATGTCTGCCATGGCTGCTGCCCAACAGCAATTGCCGAATTGCCAACAACTAATTGCTGCGCCACGTCTCAATGGCAATCAATTGTCGTTTGCCTCGCccgcggcagcagctgccgctgcAATGGGTTTGCAAATGCATCATGCTGCCGCCGCGGCTgccatgcaacagcagcagcagcagcagcaacaacatcagcaacagcagcagcaacaacaggcaggcgaagcagctgttgctggcaGCAATGTGGCAAACAATGTTAACCAATCGAATGCAACTAACAATAGCTTAAGTTCACTTAATATACCACCCCCTCACATACGTCCCTCGCCCACAGCAGCGGCCATGTTTCAGGCGCCCAAAACGCCACAAGGCATGAATcctgtggcagcagcagcgctcTACAACTCGATGACGGGTCCATTCTGTCTACCGTCcgaccagcaacagcagcagcagcagcaacaacaacaagccgcccagcagcaacaacaagccgcacagcagcaacaggccgcacagcagcagcaacagaatgCCCAACAGacgcaacagcagctggaacAGAATGAGGCCTTGAGTCTGGTGGTGACACCAAAGAAGAAACGCCACAAGGTCACAGATACACGCATCACACCGCGTACCGTTAGTCGTATATTGGCTCAGGATGGGGTTGTGCCGCCTAGTGGACAGGCAGCCGCCGCAGCTGCAGCAGTTGCTGccgcacaacagcaacagcaacaacagcagcatcagcagcagcagcagcaacagcagcagcagcaacaacagcagagcaacaacagtagcaataacaacatcagcaacaacaacaacaacaatgcaacacCCGCACAGAGCCCAACGGGTCGCGGCCAATCGACGGGAACGTATCatccgccaccaccaccaccaccacccatGATGCCAGTGTCCTTGCCCACATCGGTGGCCATACCAAATCCATCGCTGCACGAATCCAAGGTCTTTTCACCATACAGTCCGTTCTTTAATCCCCATGCGGCGCCGGGTCCACACGGTCCACCACATGGGGGTCAACCCACCGCTGCACAGCtacaccaccagcaccaccatcAGCTGCAGCTATCATCGAGTCCACCGGGCAGCCTTGGCGCCCTCATGGACTCACGCGACTCACCGCCACTACCACATCCGCCAACGATGCTCCATCCCGCTCTATTGGCAGCCGCCCATCATGGTGGCTCACCCGACTACAAGACCTGCCTGCGAGCCGTTATGGATGCCCAGGATCGTCAGTCCGAGTGCAATTCGGCCGATATGCAATTCGATGGCATGCAGCCTACT TCTTCAACATTGACACCGATGCACCTGCGCAAGGCGAAGCTGATGTTCTTCTGGGTGCGTTATCCGAGCTCAGCGGTTCTCAAGATGTACTTTCCGGACATTAAGttcaacaagaacaacacagCACAATTGGTTAAATGGTTCTCGAACTTCCG AGAATTCTACTACATACAAATGGAGAAATATGCACGACAAGCTGTCACTGAAGGTATCAAGACACCCGATGATCTGTTGATTGCTGGAGATAGTGAATTATATCGCGTGCTCAATTTGCACTACAATCGCAATAATCACATTGAG GTACCCCAAAATTTCCGCTTTGTGGTCGAACAGACACTGCGTGAATTTTTCCGTGCAATACAGGGTGGCAAAGACACCGAGCAATCGTGGAAGAAAtccatatacaaaataatatcacGCATGGACGATCCCGTGCCCGAGTACTTCAAGTCGCCGAATTTTTTAGAGCAGCTGGAATAA